In Bacillus sp. Cs-700, one genomic interval encodes:
- a CDS encoding transposase — MVRKPRVWLPNHFYHIVSRGNRKDLLFKDERDYRTFLYILQQVFETHPFELASYCLMNNHYHLQLRSKEQPISKIMSLVNKRYATYFNGRYELTGHVFEKRYFDEPLNTPANMLEVSRYIHLNPVKAKLVLQPADYPWSTYRYYGVKVPLKKPYLNVLPLVEGYPGTLSHKKKQYCDYVSAREELITALTLPK, encoded by the coding sequence ATGGTGAGAAAACCGAGGGTCTGGCTCCCGAATCATTTTTATCACATCGTAAGTCGAGGAAACCGAAAAGACCTCCTGTTTAAAGACGAGAGAGATTACCGCACGTTTTTGTATATCCTTCAGCAAGTCTTCGAAACACATCCATTTGAATTAGCTTCTTATTGTTTGATGAACAACCACTATCACCTCCAACTTCGATCAAAAGAACAGCCTATTTCGAAAATCATGTCACTTGTGAACAAGCGTTACGCAACCTATTTTAATGGAAGGTATGAGTTGACTGGTCACGTTTTTGAGAAACGTTATTTTGATGAGCCGCTTAACACCCCGGCGAATATGTTAGAAGTTAGTCGCTATATTCATCTAAACCCAGTCAAAGCAAAGCTCGTATTACAACCAGCAGATTATCCATGGTCCACCTATCGCTATTATGGTGTGAAAGTCCCCTTAAAAAAACCTTACCTCAACGTGCTTCCTCTAGTAGAAGGCTACCCAGGTACACTCTCTCACAAGAAAAAACAATACTGTGATTATGTGTCCGCACGAGAGGAACTCATTACGGCATTGACTTTACCAAAATAA
- a CDS encoding ankyrin repeat domain-containing protein, translating to MKRKLLWMLMPMLIVVAACSELNKDKTTSESHKEASAENQGTDTDVLTEEDQLWELLYQNRSDETTLKEMEDLFHNGVSPDTVNNDGVSPITYAVMEGDSKLVEFLLLNGVEVHDHEEADHDGDAEVNHEKNENLLEVAVEQENNDIVDLLLKMGAHFEIGNEEMLVKAVKEENIELIKILLHNGYNPNLEIEVESEHYTLLAYSIVQGNEETIALLLDSGANPNFTVEKNDESALVTAVTKEKSPELVSLLLGRGGDANARYEGQPLLFEAIKQDNPSLVEAFLVAGALPSSIEESEEAFTIAEESDHTAVAELLQQYGW from the coding sequence ATGAAGCGAAAGTTACTTTGGATGCTCATGCCTATGTTGATCGTGGTAGCAGCATGTTCTGAATTAAATAAAGATAAAACGACGTCTGAATCACATAAAGAAGCTAGTGCAGAAAACCAAGGAACTGACACCGATGTTCTTACGGAAGAAGACCAATTGTGGGAACTTCTCTATCAAAATCGTTCGGATGAAACGACTTTAAAGGAAATGGAGGATCTTTTTCATAATGGCGTTTCACCGGATACCGTAAACAATGATGGCGTATCACCAATCACTTACGCGGTCATGGAAGGAGACAGCAAGCTGGTTGAGTTCTTGCTTTTGAACGGGGTAGAGGTACATGATCATGAAGAAGCTGATCACGATGGGGATGCTGAAGTGAATCATGAGAAAAATGAGAACCTTCTAGAAGTAGCAGTTGAACAAGAAAATAACGATATTGTTGACTTGCTATTAAAAATGGGTGCTCATTTTGAAATCGGAAATGAGGAAATGTTAGTCAAAGCTGTAAAGGAAGAAAACATCGAGCTCATCAAAATTTTATTACACAATGGTTATAATCCTAACCTCGAAATAGAAGTGGAAAGCGAGCATTATACTTTATTAGCTTATTCCATCGTTCAAGGAAATGAAGAAACGATCGCATTACTACTTGATTCTGGAGCAAATCCAAACTTTACGGTAGAAAAAAACGATGAAAGTGCGCTAGTTACGGCAGTCACTAAAGAAAAGTCTCCCGAACTTGTTTCTTTGCTATTAGGTAGAGGCGGCGATGCGAATGCTCGTTACGAAGGGCAGCCATTGCTATTTGAAGCAATCAAACAAGACAACCCTTCTCTTGTTGAAGCATTCCTCGTAGCTGGAGCGCTTCCTTCTTCCATTGAGGAAAGTGAAGAGGCATTTACGATAGCGGAAGAGAGTGATCACACTGCGGTGGCAGAGCTCCTTCAGCAATACGGGTGGTAA
- the yhfZ gene encoding GntR family transcriptional regulator YhfZ, with protein MEGKWEKLYSKNGLAARRIAANLLAIEPGSRIPRVSDFVTETSLGRGTIQGALRLLEEIGAIVLEARGHLGTFLVRTDRQLLWDIAGLGSVMGAMPLPYSRKYEGLATGLVQVLERMKIPFNLAFMRGSSNRIEALKAGRYDFVIVSRLAAELAIENDSSIEMVKNFGNNSYVSGHEIVFSNPNTKSIQSGMRVGIDYSSADQHLLTEYETEGIDVQLIEVNYMQLMEMLKNNEIDAAVWNKDEVIHSEEMGKGSFRSIKAQELSKKVNEATMLLHRERVELREALLDLSVIDVQELQIQVEKGEIYPHY; from the coding sequence ATGGAAGGCAAATGGGAGAAACTATACAGCAAGAATGGGCTTGCAGCTAGGAGAATTGCTGCTAATCTACTAGCGATCGAGCCGGGAAGCCGTATTCCTCGCGTAAGTGATTTTGTTACAGAAACATCACTTGGAAGGGGGACAATTCAAGGAGCGTTACGTCTACTTGAAGAAATCGGAGCCATTGTTCTCGAAGCGAGAGGTCACCTTGGTACGTTTCTTGTTAGAACGGATCGCCAGTTACTTTGGGATATTGCAGGACTTGGATCTGTTATGGGTGCCATGCCTTTGCCATATTCGAGAAAATATGAAGGCCTTGCTACCGGTTTAGTTCAGGTGCTTGAAAGAATGAAAATTCCTTTTAATCTTGCCTTTATGAGAGGATCATCAAATCGAATTGAAGCGTTGAAAGCTGGAAGATATGATTTTGTAATTGTTTCAAGGCTTGCAGCTGAGCTTGCTATTGAGAATGATAGTAGTATAGAAATGGTTAAAAATTTTGGAAATAACTCCTACGTTTCAGGACATGAGATTGTTTTTTCCAACCCTAATACCAAATCCATTCAAAGCGGTATGCGTGTAGGGATTGACTATTCTTCAGCTGATCAGCATCTTCTTACGGAGTATGAAACAGAAGGTATTGACGTTCAATTAATTGAAGTAAACTACATGCAGTTGATGGAGATGCTCAAGAACAATGAAATTGATGCTGCAGTTTGGAATAAGGATGAGGTCATTCATTCAGAAGAAATGGGAAAAGGATCTTTCCGCTCGATTAAAGCTCAGGAACTAAGTAAGAAAGTAAATGAGGCTACTATGCTTTTACATAGGGAGAGAGTAGAACTCAGAGAGGCCTTACTTGATCTATCTGTCATTGACGTTCAAGAGTTGCAAATTCAAGTTGAAAAAGGAGAAATTTATCCACATTATTAG
- a CDS encoding aminotransferase class V-fold PLP-dependent enzyme — MKYQESVIPQISVEEATKKQFEIVDFITKEFKDNEMFQDGDRGVHPIYNRPRTTAKVEKVLANIFGANQAVLVRGSGTGAIRSLLSALLEPGESMIIHSAPIYMTTKETIRMLGLRTEEVDFNDYDALKQNVTRSEAKVFYIQHARQQPIDTYQLKEVIQIVKSIKPDMIVVVDDNYCALKMPSIGVQAGADYSTFSGFKLLGPEGIGVVVGESAIETIQQRNYSGGSQVQGPEAMELLRALPFAPVSLAIQSQQVEILCELLNKGEVDGVKEAYMTNSQSKNVIVELKEPVAQEVIERSKTFGAATYPVGAESRFEVVPMIYRVSGSFLESTPELFEYGLRINPMKAGAETVIRILQNALREEQRYI; from the coding sequence TTGAAATATCAGGAATCAGTCATACCTCAGATATCGGTTGAAGAAGCGACAAAAAAGCAGTTTGAAATTGTTGATTTTATTACGAAAGAATTTAAAGATAATGAAATGTTCCAGGATGGTGATCGCGGTGTACATCCGATCTATAATCGTCCTAGAACAACTGCGAAAGTTGAAAAAGTGTTGGCGAATATTTTTGGAGCTAATCAAGCGGTACTTGTGCGAGGCTCGGGTACCGGCGCCATTCGTTCGCTCTTAAGTGCCCTCCTTGAACCAGGAGAATCCATGATCATTCACTCTGCACCTATTTATATGACAACGAAAGAAACGATTCGTATGCTTGGATTACGAACTGAAGAAGTTGATTTTAATGATTACGATGCACTTAAACAGAATGTTACACGTTCAGAAGCAAAGGTTTTCTATATCCAACACGCAAGACAGCAACCAATCGATACGTATCAGCTTAAAGAAGTCATTCAGATAGTGAAATCAATCAAACCTGACATGATCGTGGTTGTTGATGATAATTATTGTGCCCTGAAAATGCCTAGCATTGGGGTTCAAGCCGGTGCGGATTATTCTACTTTTTCCGGATTTAAGCTACTAGGTCCTGAAGGGATTGGGGTGGTAGTAGGAGAGAGTGCCATCGAAACCATTCAACAGCGAAATTATTCTGGAGGTAGTCAAGTTCAAGGACCAGAAGCGATGGAGTTGCTTAGGGCATTACCTTTTGCCCCGGTCTCGCTAGCGATTCAGAGTCAGCAAGTTGAGATTTTGTGTGAGTTGTTAAACAAAGGTGAAGTGGATGGAGTGAAAGAGGCTTATATGACAAACTCTCAATCAAAAAATGTCATCGTTGAATTGAAAGAGCCGGTTGCTCAAGAGGTGATTGAACGCAGTAAGACTTTTGGAGCAGCAACCTATCCAGTTGGTGCCGAATCACGGTTTGAAGTCGTTCCAATGATTTATCGAGTATCTGGTAGTTTTCTTGAGAGTACACCAGAATTATTTGAATACGGGTTACGTATTAATCCTATGAAAGCTGGAGCTGAGACCGTTATTCGTATTCTTCAAAATGCTTTGCGAGAAGAGCAACGATACATCTAA
- a CDS encoding PRD domain-containing protein, translated as MTTIKERLDILKAGDVISSEASTIAEQAVQRLRSQTHKPLPQNKVEMLVTHLASALTRISRGESIDAPPDELILEIEKSDLIQVTKREISWIQSNWAEEIPQSEIAFLKIHYVSIYQEIK; from the coding sequence ATGACAACAATTAAAGAACGATTAGATATTCTGAAAGCAGGTGATGTGATTAGTTCAGAAGCTTCAACTATCGCCGAGCAAGCTGTTCAAAGATTAAGAAGTCAGACGCATAAGCCCCTTCCTCAAAATAAAGTAGAAATGCTTGTCACTCATCTTGCATCCGCCTTAACGCGTATCTCGCGTGGAGAATCGATTGATGCGCCCCCAGATGAGCTCATTTTGGAAATAGAGAAATCCGATCTCATACAAGTAACAAAAAGGGAGATTAGCTGGATTCAATCCAATTGGGCCGAGGAAATTCCTCAATCTGAAATTGCCTTTTTGAAAATACACTATGTATCTATTTATCAAGAAATCAAATAG
- a CDS encoding YhfT family protein, whose translation MEMVLVILIGAMAAVLANLNLAVFNDGLRPIVPENTEGRMGRKELGLTAFAMSFGLVVGFGIPFTITASIILIHSILLGTDIIGLITPRNKWGTPVAAIVGGAYGAGLLVGLEGFVTLFEKLPLNFLDAMGQVGSPVVVTFMAFPALAVALQFSVKKGVLTFITSAIIRQLAVWLNESGTMTFGDTTVTLNQEGMALITGMIFLITYAVRQKPEGDGSGIDLASVFSERVDRIKKHVVYFMIMGGLIAAATNLLIMAGDPISLNLIADGKITDAAIAAGARALGFIPLVASTAIATGVYSPVGFTIIFVVGLLVPNVWVAVIIGAITVFLEVMLLSQIARFLDKYPGVRQSGENIRTAMSRILEVALLIGGANAANAIAPGLGFFIIAGFYLLNEIAGRPIVRMAVGPIGAIAVGILANILVVLGLMQIPQ comes from the coding sequence ATGGAAATGGTTCTCGTCATTTTAATAGGGGCCATGGCAGCTGTTCTTGCGAATTTGAATTTAGCTGTCTTTAACGATGGATTACGACCAATTGTACCTGAAAATACTGAAGGGCGAATGGGGCGTAAAGAACTTGGTTTAACTGCTTTTGCAATGAGTTTTGGACTTGTTGTTGGTTTTGGAATTCCGTTTACCATTACAGCAAGCATTATCCTTATCCATAGCATTTTGCTAGGAACAGATATTATTGGATTGATCACCCCGCGAAATAAATGGGGTACGCCTGTTGCAGCAATTGTAGGTGGAGCATATGGTGCAGGTTTATTAGTTGGACTAGAAGGATTTGTCACTTTATTTGAAAAACTACCATTAAATTTTTTAGATGCAATGGGCCAAGTTGGATCGCCGGTCGTCGTAACCTTCATGGCATTTCCAGCTCTAGCTGTGGCATTGCAATTCAGTGTTAAAAAAGGTGTTCTGACGTTTATCACTTCAGCGATTATCCGGCAGTTAGCTGTATGGTTAAATGAAAGCGGTACCATGACTTTCGGTGATACGACGGTTACGTTAAATCAAGAAGGAATGGCTCTCATTACTGGAATGATTTTCTTAATTACATATGCTGTGCGTCAAAAACCTGAAGGGGACGGAAGCGGCATTGATCTTGCGTCGGTTTTCAGTGAGAGAGTTGATCGTATTAAAAAGCATGTCGTTTATTTCATGATTATGGGTGGGCTTATTGCTGCGGCTACAAACCTATTGATTATGGCTGGAGATCCAATCTCTTTAAATTTAATTGCAGACGGAAAAATAACAGATGCTGCTATCGCTGCTGGAGCTCGTGCACTTGGATTTATCCCTCTAGTTGCTAGTACGGCGATTGCAACAGGTGTTTATAGTCCAGTTGGATTTACAATCATTTTCGTCGTTGGATTACTTGTTCCAAATGTATGGGTTGCAGTTATTATCGGTGCAATTACTGTTTTTCTAGAGGTAATGTTACTAAGCCAGATCGCTCGTTTTCTTGATAAATATCCTGGTGTACGTCAATCAGGAGAAAATATTCGTACCGCGATGAGTCGAATTTTAGAAGTTGCTCTTTTGATTGGTGGTGCAAACGCAGCTAATGCTATTGCTCCTGGTCTCGGGTTCTTTATCATTGCAGGATTCTATTTGTTAAATGAGATTGCGGGCCGACCAATTGTGAGAATGGCTGTAGGACCGATTGGCGCGATCGCAGTTGGGATTTTGGCGAACATTCTTGTCGTTCTCGGACTTATGCAAATACCACAGTAG
- a CDS encoding thioesterase family protein, which produces MSQNEHFSYPIRVRYSEIDGQKIVFNAHYSTYIDIATTEYFRHVLGDRLQLLADDHLFDPVLRKITLEFIKPAKLDDVLDVSCRVTKLGKSSFELNHKIMRNDELLVKADVVQVNYDMKSGKAQGIPRKIKESLSHFEKLDLSSF; this is translated from the coding sequence ATGTCTCAAAACGAGCATTTTTCTTATCCCATCCGCGTACGCTATTCTGAAATTGACGGTCAGAAAATAGTTTTTAATGCCCATTATTCCACCTACATCGACATTGCTACGACCGAGTATTTCCGACATGTGCTCGGTGACCGGTTACAACTGCTCGCTGACGATCACTTGTTTGATCCCGTATTGAGAAAGATCACTCTTGAGTTCATTAAGCCGGCGAAATTAGATGATGTTCTTGACGTGTCTTGTCGTGTTACGAAGCTTGGGAAATCTAGTTTTGAACTGAACCATAAAATTATGCGAAATGATGAGCTTCTTGTGAAAGCTGATGTCGTACAAGTGAATTATGATATGAAAAGTGGTAAAGCGCAGGGGATTCCTCGGAAAATTAAAGAGTCACTGAGTCATTTTGAAAAGTTGGATCTCTCTTCATTTTAA
- a CDS encoding histidinol-phosphatase yields MKFDYHTHHERCGHAEATIEEYIKAAIQNDLQMIGISDHSPFFASEKDRALPRIAMAKSEFASYVEEVLSLKEKYRGKIDVLLGVESDFFQEHYPLYKSIYDQYPFDYIIGSVHFSNGNNIFDKSRWDNLTEEDIRNEKEHYYKLIVESAESGVFDILAHIDAMKGFYPDFTNVETPEVEKAIKRLGELESTIEINTSGKHKDCGGWYPANDMLEMACHYGVGVTFGSDAHWPSRVGEEFEEVRAKLKEIGFKNWTVFRERKKEFVGL; encoded by the coding sequence ATGAAATTTGATTACCATACGCATCATGAACGTTGCGGGCATGCGGAGGCGACAATTGAAGAGTACATAAAAGCAGCGATTCAAAATGATCTTCAGATGATTGGGATTTCGGATCATTCGCCGTTTTTTGCAAGTGAAAAGGACCGAGCGTTGCCACGCATTGCAATGGCAAAAAGCGAGTTTGCTTCTTATGTTGAAGAAGTACTCAGCTTAAAAGAAAAGTATCGAGGTAAGATTGATGTCTTACTCGGGGTAGAATCCGATTTCTTTCAAGAACATTACCCATTATATAAAAGCATTTACGACCAGTATCCGTTTGATTATATTATTGGCTCCGTTCATTTTAGTAATGGAAACAACATTTTTGATAAAAGCCGCTGGGATAATTTAACCGAGGAAGACATTCGTAACGAGAAAGAGCATTATTATAAGTTAATAGTGGAATCAGCGGAAAGCGGCGTTTTCGATATTCTGGCACATATTGATGCGATGAAAGGCTTTTATCCTGATTTCACAAATGTGGAAACGCCTGAAGTTGAAAAAGCAATCAAGCGACTAGGGGAGCTCGAATCAACGATTGAAATTAACACATCCGGCAAGCATAAAGACTGCGGTGGCTGGTATCCTGCGAATGATATGCTTGAAATGGCCTGCCATTACGGTGTAGGTGTGACATTTGGTTCCGACGCTCATTGGCCATCGCGTGTTGGAGAAGAGTTTGAAGAAGTTCGAGCAAAGCTGAAGGAGATTGGATTTAAGAACTGGACGGTGTTTCGAGAGCGTAAGAAGGAATTTGTTGGGTTGTAG
- a CDS encoding phosphotriesterase — MIQTVRGQIDATELGVCSAHEHLCIDLSRIKKDTDTILDDIGGMEEELRYFKASGGQAMVEVTNDGMGRNATLLRKLSETTGVHLIASTGFYKDPFLPDQATKWGRDQFAQHMIDEIKNGVDGTDVYPGVIGEIGSSHDEIKSIEEELLTGAGIAAMETGLPLTTHTTLGTMGVEQVELYSALGLPMNQLIVGHQDLNQDDARVLAVVEAGAFVGFDTIGKINYRPDEDRIKTICLLIERGYGEQILLSTDLTRKSHWHKHGGIGYDYVLNEFVPRLKETGLSDEDIRMMLIDNPAHAFSRKGSA, encoded by the coding sequence ATGATTCAAACGGTTAGAGGACAAATTGATGCTACTGAACTCGGGGTTTGTTCAGCTCATGAACACCTTTGTATTGACCTATCACGAATTAAAAAAGATACCGACACGATTCTTGATGATATTGGTGGAATGGAAGAAGAACTTCGCTACTTTAAAGCTTCAGGTGGACAGGCGATGGTAGAAGTTACGAATGACGGAATGGGGCGCAATGCCACTCTTCTGAGGAAGTTAAGCGAAACAACCGGTGTGCATCTTATCGCAAGTACAGGATTTTATAAAGACCCATTCCTCCCAGATCAAGCAACAAAATGGGGGCGTGATCAGTTTGCACAACATATGATTGATGAAATAAAAAATGGGGTTGATGGAACAGACGTTTATCCCGGGGTTATTGGAGAAATTGGGAGCAGTCATGATGAAATCAAGTCTATTGAAGAAGAGCTCTTAACTGGGGCAGGAATCGCAGCAATGGAAACGGGTCTTCCGCTCACCACACATACAACACTCGGAACGATGGGAGTCGAGCAAGTTGAACTTTATTCTGCTCTTGGATTGCCAATGAACCAATTGATTGTGGGGCATCAAGACCTTAATCAAGATGATGCACGAGTACTTGCTGTTGTGGAAGCAGGGGCGTTTGTAGGATTTGATACGATTGGCAAAATTAATTATCGACCTGATGAAGACCGAATTAAAACGATATGTCTTCTAATTGAAAGAGGATATGGTGAGCAGATTTTATTATCTACTGATTTAACAAGAAAGTCACATTGGCATAAGCACGGTGGTATTGGATATGACTATGTTCTCAATGAATTTGTTCCTCGCTTAAAAGAAACTGGTTTGTCTGATGAGGATATCCGAATGATGCTAATTGATAATCCAGCTCATGCTTTCAGTCGAAAGGGGAGCGCATAA
- a CDS encoding glycerophosphodiester phosphodiesterase, translating into MKRKKKIAAFTMSIALVGSLLSTGAVSASGNEKTPSMNTSKLLNVAHRGASGHAPEHTIPSYQLGEEMKGDYIEVDLQMTKDGTLIAMHDESVNRTTNGTGLVKDYTLEQIKELDAGSWFNEKYPEKADPAYEGIQVPTLEEVIQTFGTGARYYIETKSPDVYPGMEEELLRILNKYNLTGVNERSSKVLIQSFSQESLLKMHDLNPNLPLIQLISYKEPATISEKELQELSEYAVGVGMSASKIDKTYVQKVRNAGFLIHPYTVNDKEQMTRLLDWGVTGMFTNYPDVLNDVLHGK; encoded by the coding sequence ATGAAGCGGAAAAAGAAGATTGCAGCATTCACGATGAGTATCGCTTTAGTTGGAAGTTTACTTTCAACAGGGGCTGTTTCAGCGAGTGGAAATGAAAAAACACCAAGTATGAACACTAGCAAACTCCTAAACGTTGCGCACCGAGGGGCTTCAGGACATGCACCTGAACATACGATTCCATCCTATCAACTGGGTGAAGAAATGAAAGGTGACTACATTGAAGTAGACCTTCAAATGACGAAGGATGGAACGCTTATCGCGATGCATGATGAGTCAGTTAATCGAACCACAAACGGGACAGGACTCGTAAAAGACTATACGCTTGAACAAATAAAAGAATTAGATGCTGGAAGCTGGTTTAATGAAAAATATCCCGAGAAAGCTGATCCAGCTTACGAAGGCATTCAAGTACCTACGCTTGAAGAAGTGATTCAAACGTTTGGGACAGGCGCTCGCTACTATATTGAAACAAAATCTCCTGACGTTTATCCTGGCATGGAAGAAGAATTACTTCGCATTTTAAACAAATATAATTTAACAGGTGTTAATGAACGTTCCAGCAAAGTGCTCATCCAATCATTCAGTCAAGAAAGTTTATTAAAAATGCATGATCTAAATCCGAACTTGCCGCTCATTCAGCTAATTTCTTATAAAGAACCTGCAACAATTTCAGAGAAGGAATTACAAGAGCTATCTGAATATGCTGTTGGTGTTGGCATGTCTGCTTCAAAAATTGATAAAACCTATGTCCAAAAAGTGAGAAATGCAGGATTTCTCATCCACCCTTATACGGTAAATGACAAAGAACAAATGACGCGTTTATTGGACTGGGGCGTTACGGGAATGTTCACGAACTATCCGGATGTTTTGAATGATGTACTTCATGGAAAATAA
- a CDS encoding DUF2620 domain-containing protein codes for MKIVIGGQVDKKEVEALVKEYGPDGVETSVKSDVEAAMAVKTGQADYYVGACHTGGGGALAMAIAIIGKPSCETVSMPGRKPNEEKILQAVKDGKKAFGFTADHMETAVPMIMRAIKAQ; via the coding sequence ATGAAAATTGTTATAGGTGGTCAGGTTGATAAAAAAGAAGTTGAAGCCCTTGTGAAGGAATATGGACCAGATGGAGTGGAGACCTCAGTTAAATCGGATGTAGAAGCCGCCATGGCAGTGAAAACTGGTCAGGCAGATTACTATGTTGGAGCGTGTCACACTGGGGGTGGCGGTGCGCTAGCAATGGCAATTGCTATAATTGGAAAGCCCAGCTGTGAAACGGTTTCAATGCCGGGAAGGAAACCGAATGAAGAGAAAATTTTACAGGCTGTTAAGGATGGAAAGAAAGCATTCGGTTTTACTGCAGACCACATGGAAACTGCTGTGCCGATGATTATGAGGGCAATTAAAGCACAATAA
- a CDS encoding D-glycerate dehydrogenase: MKPKVYLTRKLPDEIVNSLRETCELRMWKSDEEPVPHDVLEQEIQEVDGLYCMLTEEIDRSLLEKASKLKVVANMAVGYNNIDIKAAKEKGVVVTNTPGVLTETTADLTFALLMATARRIPEASTYLREGKWESWTPMQLTGQDIHGATLGIIGMGRIGESVAKRAKGFDMKVLYHNRRRNREAEDELDLQFAEFELLLKESDFVCILTPLTSETKNLIGVKELRMMKESAILINTARGGIVNEEALYHALKDGDIWGAGLDVFVEEPVSLNHPLLSLSNVVTLPHIGSASTKTRLKMAEVAMNNLLKVLNGEKPPHQVE, from the coding sequence TTGAAACCTAAAGTCTATTTGACGCGAAAATTACCAGATGAAATTGTTAATAGTCTACGTGAGACATGTGAATTGCGGATGTGGAAGTCAGACGAAGAACCTGTGCCTCATGATGTTCTTGAGCAAGAAATACAAGAGGTGGACGGACTTTACTGCATGTTAACAGAAGAAATTGATCGCTCGCTTTTAGAAAAGGCATCTAAATTAAAAGTAGTAGCGAACATGGCAGTAGGTTATAACAATATTGATATTAAAGCAGCTAAAGAAAAGGGAGTAGTTGTGACGAATACACCAGGTGTGCTGACGGAAACGACAGCTGACTTAACCTTTGCTTTATTGATGGCAACTGCTCGAAGAATTCCTGAAGCTTCCACTTATTTGCGCGAAGGAAAATGGGAATCCTGGACTCCCATGCAGCTAACCGGTCAAGACATACACGGAGCAACGCTCGGAATCATTGGCATGGGAAGAATCGGAGAATCCGTGGCGAAAAGAGCGAAAGGATTCGATATGAAGGTTCTCTATCATAACCGGCGAAGAAATCGAGAAGCTGAAGATGAGCTGGATCTTCAATTTGCTGAATTCGAGCTTCTCTTAAAAGAATCTGATTTTGTTTGCATTTTAACACCATTAACATCAGAGACAAAGAATTTAATTGGAGTGAAAGAGCTAAGGATGATGAAAGAATCCGCTATTTTAATTAACACAGCAAGAGGGGGAATTGTTAATGAGGAAGCTCTTTATCATGCGCTTAAAGACGGCGATATTTGGGGCGCTGGTTTAGATGTTTTCGTAGAAGAGCCCGTATCACTCAATCATCCTCTTTTAAGCTTATCAAACGTAGTTACTCTGCCACATATCGGAAGTGCAAGTACGAAAACAAGGCTTAAGATGGCAGAAGTGGCTATGAACAATTTGTTGAAAGTGTTGAACGGAGAAAAGCCCCCTCATCAGGTTGAATGA
- a CDS encoding GNAT family N-acetyltransferase, whose translation MYIRNRQKELDDPTLLSICIENFDVPETTIKSILKYAHEVLIICHDNGEIAGFLSYRLRINHMVLIDYVVLDRSVQRKGIARKLLPVFQKYLLDKGVTSIYGMVDKENSQGIKSFKRLGFEIKGSFLTNYIIEKKLENNLMNDSMKTTATIENLKTHVRKLSAAPTLRKK comes from the coding sequence TTGTATATTCGTAATCGCCAGAAAGAATTGGATGACCCAACTTTACTTTCTATCTGTATAGAAAATTTTGATGTCCCTGAAACTACAATCAAAAGTATATTGAAATATGCTCATGAAGTACTTATTATTTGTCATGATAATGGAGAGATTGCAGGATTTCTGAGTTATCGCTTAAGAATTAATCACATGGTATTAATTGATTATGTTGTTTTAGACCGAAGTGTGCAGAGAAAAGGAATTGCTCGAAAATTACTCCCTGTTTTCCAAAAATATCTATTGGATAAGGGAGTTACCTCTATTTATGGAATGGTAGACAAAGAAAATAGTCAGGGAATTAAAAGCTTTAAACGATTAGGTTTTGAAATAAAAGGAAGTTTCCTTACAAACTATATTATTGAAAAGAAGTTAGAAAATAACTTAATGAATGATTCAATGAAGACTACTGCAACCATTGAAAATCTAAAAACCCATGTTAGAAAGTTATCCGCAGCGCCAACTTTAAGAAAAAAGTAA